A window of Hevea brasiliensis isolate MT/VB/25A 57/8 chromosome 14, ASM3005281v1, whole genome shotgun sequence contains these coding sequences:
- the LOC110633529 gene encoding SNF2 domain-containing protein CLASSY 1: MKRKHLHESNHPINKHPFEALYCGKWQNVELIEIRDGAMTIHFADNYHVIEDKGPVSNIRVKSRQAMMSDCTCFLRPGVDVCVLPSPQNEENLEVWADAKINSIERKPHESQCECQFFVKRYVNQGPLGSEKGTLSKDIEVVGIDQICILQKLQKNPCEGRYYRWDSSEDCSCVQRTKLFIGKFSSDISWLVVASVLKQIAFDVRAVQNKIVYEILGCDGDCDSIKSNNYLNSVNFKVDNDILTPVVLQFAPDDANEPSPAPDMDGADSDEPSPTYNVMNLRRSKRRNVKPDRFLGCDISPEEDVGWVRTMPYKPEKLKEDEMFLPLSFLFGPNASSSAEKTGGEMGVFSGVEPLENTPISRFKNKSREAKSSMVKQREHQIELAIVPVPSESDPVPFEQLDSPAKSPENYLRETNEISVSYYSTKGSSSMRRKNSFEIEDMVFERRRKGRPPIYKVQYGRHRPIHSRRGDSGEPLTYKRTTLSAGAYSKLIKSYMKNIDSTIMSKEETHVIDQWEEFKARSRTVQSERIEPSATEEEEEESETEMLWREMELSLASAYLLEENEVRVPTETKQKSTEYCQHEFRLDEEIGIYCRTCGFVSTEIRHFSAPFVEHVGWTAENKPSNEEDSQLNPCEEEGLNLFSNCISKEEISLSEENDNVWALIPELRMKLHLHQKKAFEFLWKNIAGSLIPAQIEKRSKKIGGCVVSHTPGAGKTFLIIAFLSSYLKLFPGKRPLVLAPKTTLYTWYKEFIKWQIPIPVHLIHGRRTYTLFRQNIVTFRGGPKPSQDVMHVLDCLEKIQKWHAQPSVLVMGYTSFLTLMREDSKFAHRKYMAKVLRESPGLLVLDEGHNPRSTKSRLRKVLMKVQTDLRILLSGTLFQNNFCEYFNTLCLARPKFIREVLKELDPKFKRKKKGEEKARHLLEARARKFFLDNIARKIDSNVSEERMQGINMLRNITSGFIDVYEGGPSDGLPGLQIYTILMNSTDIQNEILVKLHKIMATYPGYPLELELLITLASIHPWLVKTSNCVNRFFTWAELVQLERMKFDFKKASKVMFVLNLVYRIVKKEKVLIFCHNIAPINLFVELFENVFRWQKGREIMVLTGDLELFERGRVMDKFEEPGGASRVLLASITACAEGISLTAASRVILLDSEWNPSKTKQAIARAFRPGQQKVVYVYQLLATGTLEEDKYRRTTWKEWVSSMIFSEAFVEDPSRWQAEKIEDDVLREMVEEDRVKSFHMIMKNEKASTG; this comes from the exons ATGAAGAGAAAGCACTTACATGAATCCAACCATCCGATTAATAAACACC CTTTTGAGGCCTTGTACTGTGGCAAATGGCAGAATGTGGAGCTCATAGAGATTAGAGATGGGGCCATGACCATTCACTTTGCCGATAATTATCATGTGATTGAAGATAAGGGTCCTGTCTCAAACATTCGTGTAAAGTCAAGGCAAGCAATGATGTCTGATTGCACCTGCTTTTTGAGGCCTGGTGTTGATGTTTGTGTgcttccatctcctcaaaatgaggAAAATTTAGAG GTGTGGGCTGATGCTAAAATAAATTCTATCGAAAGGAAGCCTCATGAATCTCAATGTGAATGTCAGTTTTTTGTTAAACGCTATGTTAACCAAGGTCCTCTTGGATCAGAGAAAGGAACACTCAGCAAAGATATTGAAGTAGTAGGAATAGACCAAATTTGCATCCTTCAAAAGCTTCAGAAAAATCCTTGTGAAGGTCGGTACTACCGTTGGGATTCCTCTGAAGATTGCTCTTGTGTGCAAAGAACTAAATTGTTTATAGGGAAGTTTTCCTCTGACATTAGTTGGCTAGTTGTGGCATCTGTTTTGAAGCAAATTGCATTTGATGTGAGAGCAGTTCAAAATAAAATTGTCTATGAAATTTTGGGTTGTGATGGTGATTGTGACtcaataaaatctaataattaTTTGAATTCTGTAAATTTCAAAGTAGATAATGATATTTTAACACCGGTTGTGCTCCAATTCGCTCCTGATGATGCCAATGAGCCTTCTCCTGCTCCTGACATGGATGGAGCTGATTCAGATGAACCATCACCAACTTATAATGTTATGAACTTGCGGCGATCCAAGCGTCGAAATGTCAAACCTGACCGTTTCCTTGGCTGTGATATTTCTCCTGAGGAAGATGTTGGCTGGGTTCGAACCATGCCATACAAGCCAGAAAAATTGAAGGAAGATGAAATGTTCTTGCCACTATCATTTCTGTTTGGTCCAAATGCAAGTTCTTCTGCAGAGAAAACTGGGGGAGAAATGGGAGTTTTTTCTGGAGTAGAACCTTTGGAGAACACTCCTATTTCCCGATTCAAGAATAAATCAAGAGAGGCTAAATCCAGTATGGTTAAGCAAAGAGAACATCAAATTGAACTTGCTATTGTTCCTGTGCCCAGTGAGAGTGATCCAGTACCCTTTGAACAACTTGATTCCCCTGCCAAGAGTCCTGAAAATTATTTGCGAGAAACCAACGAGATCTCAGTCAGTTATTACAGCACAAAAGGTTCCTCTTCCATGAGAAGGAAGAATTCTTTTGAAATAGAAGATATGGTGTTTGAAAGAAGACGGAAAGGAAGACCACCTATATACAAAGTTCAGTATGGGAGGCACCGTCCTATTCATTCTAGGAGGGGTGATTCTGGTGAGCCACTGACGTATAAGAGGACAACCTTAAGTGCAGGTGCATACAGTAAACTAATCAAATCATACATGAAGAATATTGATTCAACAATCATGTCAAAGGAGGAAACACATGTCATCGACCAGTGGGAAGAATTTAAAGCAAGAAGTCGCACAGTCCAAAGTGAGAGAATAGAACCATCAGCAActgaagaggaggaagaagaatcTGAAACTGAAATGTTGTGGAGAGAAATGGAACTATCTTTGGCATCAGCTTATCTTCTTGAAGAGAATGag GTTCGAGTTCCCACTGAGACCAAGCAAAAATCAACTGAATATTGCCAGCATGAATTCAGACTGGATGAAGAAATTGGGATTTATTGCCGTACATGTGGCTTCGTGAGCACTGAAATAAGACACTTTTCTGCACCATTT GTTGAACATGTAGGCTGGACTGCTGAAAATAAGCCATCCAATGAAGAAGATTCACAGCTGAATCCATGTGAAGAAGAGGGCTTAAATCTTTTCAGTAATTGCATTtccaaagaagaaatttctttatCAGAAGAGAATGATAATGTGTGGGCCTTAATACCTGAGCTTAGGATGAAATTGCACTTGCACCAGAAAAAAGCTTTTGAGTTCTTGTGGAAAAATATTGCCGGGTCTTTAATTCCAGCACAAATTGAAAAACGATCCAAGAAGATAGGTGGATGTGTTGTTTCTCATACACCTGGAGCTGGAAAAACTTTTCTCATTATTGCATTCCTATCTAGTTACTTGAAGCTGTTTCCAGGAAAACGGCCTTTGGTCCTTGCTCCAAAAACAACACTCTATACTTGGTATAAAGAATTTATTAAGTGGCAAATTCCTATACCAGTTCATCTAATTCATGGTCGCAGAACATATACTCTCTTTAGGCAGAATATAGTGACATTTCGAGGAGGTCCAAAACCCAGTCAAGATGTTATGCATGTTTTAGATTGCTTGGAGAAAATTCAAAAGTGGCATGCACAACCAAGTGTTCTTGTCATGGGTTATACCTCATTTCTGACATTAATGCGAGAAGACTCAAAGTTTGCTCACAGAAAATATATGGCTAAAGTGTTGCGTGAAAGTCCAGGACTCTTAGTACTAGATGAAGGGCACAACCCCAGGAGTACCAAATCAAGGTTAAGGAAGGTTTTGATGAAAGTCCAAACTGATCTTAGGATACTGCTTTCAGGTACTTTGTTTCAGAATAATTTCTGTGAATATTTCAATACCCTTTGCCTGGCAAGACCAAAGTTCATAAGAGAAGTTTTGAAGGAGTTAGACCCAAAGTTcaagagaaaaaagaaaggagAGGAGAAAGCACGCCATTTGTTAGAAGCCCGAGCAAGAAAATTCTTCTTAGATAACATCGCAAGGAAGATTGATTCAAATGTGAGTGAAGAAAGAATGCAGGGCATAAATATGCTGAGGAACATCACAAGTGGGTTTATCGACGTGTATGAAGGTGGACCTTCTGATGGACTTCCTGGTTTACAGATATACACCATATTGATGAATTCAACAGATATACAAAATGAGATTTTGGTGAAGCTCCACAAAATTATGGCTACATACCCTGGATATCCACTGGAATTAGAGCTTTTGATAACACTTGCATCAATACATCCTTGGCTGGTCAAAACTTCTAATTGTGTTAACAGATTTTTTACTTGGGCAGAATTGGTGCAGCTGGAGAGGATGAAGTTTGATTTCAAAAAGGCATCCAAAGTGATGTTTGTCTTGAATCTTGTGTATCGTATAGTCAAGAAGGAGAAGGTTCTGATCTTTTGCCACAACATTGCACCTATTAATTTATTTGTTGAATTGTTTGAGAATGTCTTTAGGTGGCAGAAGGGTAGAGAAATTATGGTCCTGACAGGGGATCTAGAGCTTTTTGAAAGAGGAAGAGTGATGGATAAGTTTGAGGAACCTGGTGGTGCTTCAAGAGTGCTTCTTGCATCAATTACAGCTTGTGCTGAAGGCATTAGCTTGACAGCGGCGTCACGGGTAATTCTATTGGACTCAGAGTGGAATCCTTCGAAGACAAAGCAGGCTATTGCAAGGGCCTTCCGGCCAGGTCAACAAAAGGTGGTCTATGTGTATCAGCTCCTGGCAACCGGCACTCTTGAAGAAGACAAGTATAGGAGAACAACATGGAAAGAATGGGTGTCTAGTATGATATTCAGTGAAGCATTTGTGGAGGATCCTTCTCGCTGGCAAGCAGAAAAGATTGAAGATGATGTCCTAAGAGAGATGGTGGAGGAGGACCGTGTTAAGTCATTCCATATGATAATGAAGAATGAGAAGGCTTCGACAGGATGA